From Saccopteryx leptura isolate mSacLep1 chromosome 3, mSacLep1_pri_phased_curated, whole genome shotgun sequence, one genomic window encodes:
- the LOC136398686 gene encoding dynein light chain Tctex-type 1-like, producing the protein MGDSQDSEEATFIVDEVSSIVKEAVESVIGGSAYQHSKVNQWTNDVVEKTLSQLSKLGKPFKYIVTCVIMQKNGAGLHSASSCFWDNSTDGSCTVRWENKTMYCIITTFGLSI; encoded by the exons gcgACTTTTATTGTTGATGAAGTGAGCAGCATTGTAAAAGAG GCCGTGGAAAGTGTCATCGGAGGCAGCGCCTACCAGCACAGCAAGGTCAACCAGTGGACCAACGACGTAGTGGAAAAAACTCTGAGCCAACTCAGCAAGCTGGGAAAACCATTTAAATACATTG TGACCTGCGTAATTATGCAGAAGAACGGAGCAGGATTGCACTCGGCGAGTTCTTGCTTCTGGGACAACTCTACTGACG GGAGCTGCACCGTGCGGTGGGAGAACAAGACCATGTACTGCATCATCACCACCTTCGGGCTGTCCATCTGA